From the genome of Bos mutus isolate GX-2022 chromosome 2, NWIPB_WYAK_1.1, whole genome shotgun sequence:
TACCTAACTCTCCAAGGGATCTCTGTGCCCAAGACATGAACAGATAGCAAAATGGACTCTGCTGTGACTTTACTGAGCATGGAAGTGGCCTCAAAGCTTGACCAATGAAGAGAAGTAGTACAGAAGTTCACTTGCTCTTAAACAACTGCCCTTCTTGGAATAATGGGCCCTCCTGCTGGAGATGGGAATTTAGttcccatcactttcacttttcactttcatgcattggagaaggcaatggcaacccactccagtgttcttgcctggagaatcccagggacgggggagcctggtgggctgccctctatggggtcacacagagtcggacacgactgaagcgacttagcagcagcagcagcaagacagcaGAAATTCCCTTCCAGGAGAGGAGGCAGAACTTCAGATGGAAGGTGAGTTGCCTATTCTTAATTTAACTCACTTGGGATCATTTCACTTCATTAGTTACACAGTCACCTCACTTTTAAAACATGGACAGAAATATTGGCCTGCACTCTCCTCAGAGATTTAAGGGAGGTCAAGAGGAAGTCACATGGGCTATGTGTCTTCAACGGTCAGAGCAGTCTGAGGGTTCACTGAAGCCCTTGTCAGGCTCCCCTCCTCTGAGCTTGATGGTGACATGTGGGCTGGCTGGGAGGCAGGGGAACAGCTCACCGCGGTCCGATCTGGCCATACCTGATCTGCCCGGTGGGTCCCTCACCGGAGGAGGGGGTCTCTCACTGGGCGGGGGTGGAAGAGGGCCCGACCGTCCTGATGAAGGTAAAGGAGGCGCCGACGACGACAGGGACACGTTCCTCTGCGGGAGCCTCGGGATTTCGTCGCCACTGCCGCTGGACACGGGGGGCAGCGGAGGAGGGCCCGGCCGGCTGGGGGGCGGAGGCGGCGGGGCCTGCGAGGAGGAGGACGGCCGCGGGGTGGACGGCACCGGGGGCTTGCTGTTCTGAGGGGGAGGCAGCGGCACCGACTCCCTGTGGATGGAGGGTCTGTTGCCCACCGGAGGAGGCGGAGGAGGGGGCTTGTCATCCAAGGCCCTGCTCGGAGTAGGAGGCAGGGGAGGCCTAGTGGAGAAAGGCGTGGAGGAGCCTGAGGGGGTGTGACGGATGGAGCCTCCTCCGAAAGCAGCACCTCGGTTTCCGGGGAAAGGGGGAGGGGTCAGCCCAGGACTGGACTGCCGGGGAGCCCCCAGCACTAGGGGGGTCCCCCGGTTGTGCAGACTTGACTGACTGGGTCTTGGAGTATTAGGCACTGGAGGGGGGATGTTATCAGGCTTTGCGCCCACTTCGGGTCTCGGGGGAGGCATTCGGTTCCTCTGAGGCTCTGGGGGTCCGCTTCTGTGgcctgcaggaggcacagggaaCCTCCCTGGGCCGCTTGGGGGTGTGAAAGGTTTGGCGGATGTGGCTCTTCCTCCTGGTGGCAAGATTGGAGGTCGGCTTCCTCCGGACtctgaagaacaggaaaaaagCCGGAAAGTTAGGACCCTGAAAGGAAATCAGAGAACTAGAGTATATTGCCAGCTACTGGAAGCCCTTTCCTAGATGCTGTAAACTACAGGaaactattatttatataaatgggGCTTCAGTGTGTCCTTCCTGGAGGCAGAGCAATAGATCACAGGTCTCTGTTTTTTTCTAGTCCCAGATTCTACAGCCCATCAGCTTTCAAAGGGATTCTGGAGCACTCTCTTGGAATTTTGGATGGACAAAAACCAGGATGATGTTGGTAAGAGTTCTGGAGAGATCGCTGTTCATTACAAGAGGTCACGAACAGAATGGGACTGCTACCGGTGGTTTCTGCtaaggattttcttttctccccatcaCTATCCCAGTCCTCCCACCCTGTAtctcacatttgaaaaataatttagccATCTTAGGTGAAGTTATCCCAATATAAGTTTCTATATGGGAGGGCTTACCTAGCCCCTTTGTAAAGAAATGTGCAAGAGAGGATGGGAAAAATATAATGGAAGAATTATGGCTGAAATAAgaagctgaaaaggaaaaaagaagctgTTAAAGTTTAATTGAAAGAGCTGACACCAGGAAGTGGTCTTAATCTGGAAACAAGTAGGCAACTATACAGTTTTTTCCCTAGTAGGTCGTTCCACTTCAATAATATAGGACAGAACCACCCTACTAAATAATTAATGTTCGACTGCTTTGGTTCAACAAAGGGCAGAACTAAAGAGGAACCAAAGTTATGGAAAAATTCAAATCACTACTGCATAGTCCCTTGCAACCCaaactaatctttaaaaaatgcttagcCTGAAAACTCCTACCAGTTCAAACATGCACcagttatttattgagtacctgctatACTATAAACCAACCATTATTCTAGACGCTAGAGGCAGAGGagtaaacaaaatagaaacaatccAGTTCTCTTGTAGTTTATGTTCTTATGGGGGAGATGAACAAAAACCCGGtacacataaatattttcagatcATTATAAGTactaaaaagaaactaaaataggCTGATGACATGGAGAGTGCTAGAGAGGCCAGGATAGGTGGAAATGCCTGGGGATGGCTCCTCTGGGGATGTGACATTTGGTGACATTTTCCAAGGCCAGGCATGGAAAGGAGGACGAGAGGTGCTTCAAATGGAGTGTCAGCAGGTACAGAGGCCCTGAGGTGGAAGCAAGCTTAAGTGAAAAAACCAAGGCTCATATTCCAGGGACACAGTGAGCACAGAGGAGAACACTGTCAAATGCAGCCTGAGTGGTCAGCAGAAGCCGGGTGATAAAGAGCCTTGTAGGCCAAAAGGAGTTCAGATTTCACCCAAAAGTCCAATGAGAAACATTTGGCTGGATTTATACAGTGGAGTAATGTGAACTCTAGagagaattttttgttttgactttAGCACTAGAAATTAGCTATATTTTCCTTGGCTGTGTGGTATGTTTCTATGTCACCAACTTGTGATAAGTTTTATCTTCAAAGTTTggagtaaagtgaaagaaagtgaaagtgaaagtcgctcggttgtgtccaactctttgtaacccatggactatacagtccagggaattctccaggccagaatactggaatgtgtagcccttcccttctccgggcgatattcccaacccagggattgaatccaggtctcccacattgcaggtggattctttaccagctgggcaacaagggaagcccaagaataccagagtgggtagcctatcccttcttcagtggatcttcccgacccagaaattgaaccagggtctcctgcactgcaggtgggttctttaccaactgagctatcagggaagccctaaaggtaCAGTTATTATGCAGATCTACATCTACATGTATGACCCAATATGCAAATTGTATACTGTGAAAGTATACACTTCTGGTACACCATTTTGTGCACTAACTTCAATTCCatcttcatttaattattttacttccAGTTGTCTCTTGCCTAAATTTCCTCACTTACTATTAGAGTACTGAATGTATGCATATGTCTGCTGCCTCAAGACCTTTCAGTAggttttaaatatacaaattttaattGCAGGCCTAGtaagaaggcagtggcatcccactccagtactcttgcctggaaaagtactggaggggcctggaaggctgcagtccatgtgggcGCTAAGGAAAAGTAatggaggggcctggaaggctgcagtccatgtgggc
Proteins encoded in this window:
- the WIPF1 gene encoding WAS/WASL-interacting protein family member 1, with translation MPVPPPPAPPPPPTFALANTEKPSLSKSEQAGRNALLSDISKGKKLKKTVTNDRSAPILDKPKGAAAGGGGGGGGGGSCGGGGGGGGGGNFGGGGPPGLGGLFQAGMPKLRSTANRENESGGSRPPILPPGGRATSAKPFTPPSGPGRFPVPPAGHRSGPPEPQRNRMPPPRPEVGAKPDNIPPPVPNTPRPSQSSLHNRGTPLVLGAPRQSSPGLTPPPFPGNRGAAFGGGSIRHTPSGSSTPFSTRPPLPPTPSRALDDKPPPPPPPVGNRPSIHRESVPLPPPQNSKPPVPSTPRPSSSSQAPPPPPPSRPGPPPLPPVSSGSGDEIPRLPQRNVSLSSSAPPLPSSGRSGPLPPPPSERPPPPVRDPPGRSGPLPPPPPTNRNGSTSRALPATPQLPSRSGIDSSPRSGPRPPLPPERPGTGAPPPPPPSTSIRNGFQDSSCEDEWESRFYFHPISDLPPPEPYVPTTKSYPSKLARNESRSGSNRRERGAPPLPPIPR